Proteins from a genomic interval of Phyllopteryx taeniolatus isolate TA_2022b chromosome 3, UOR_Ptae_1.2, whole genome shotgun sequence:
- the LOC133474601 gene encoding NMDA receptor synaptonuclear signaling and neuronal migration factor-like has translation MVRAVSPGRVHFSMGTAASRRKNLRSDAISSVAAKVRAARAFGEYLSNTNSENRNRAGHLLSDTFPGQGFDSPDISNLHNNNLPPQSHSLPIAKSSKAGESNHSAQIRAQPQANPLKAQAPSKRRLSAERSLSTENPPSARDPEGSVSEKPDRVYTITKEVRMTLGRSSEESLELEVLKGGSDDPLSQGQYHNSSCTDQRASAYRSSHHRPNHYHAHQNRGGPLSSSQSLQSSDSASSIRDWGMKKGGSRDDNTPDCGASIRAPCQSQHFLDLDTSPRDGGKQFKKLERMYSEDRTSTDDREDNSDSWFPKENMFSFQTATTTMRANFRKHLRMVGSRRMKVQTFSERRAKSFSRSWSDPTPVKPDSLHDSRDSGDVQTSSGTLNEGLDEDAEWGDEREMERVACEGDDFIPPKIILISSKVPKAEYVPNIIRRDDPSIIPILYDHEHATFDDILEEIKKKLTAYRKGCKIWNMVIFCQGGPGHLYLLKNKVATFAKVEKEEDMVQFWQRLGKLMSKLNPEPNLIHIMGCYVLGSANGEKLIQTLKRLMRPTSVEFKSPLELSAQGKEMIEMYFNFRLFRLWKSRQHSKMLDYDDLL, from the exons ATGGTCCGCGCTGTCTCCCCGGGTCGTGTCCACTTCAGCATGGGAACTGCGGCGTCCAGAAGGAAGAATCTGAGGAGTGATGCGATATCTTCCGTGGCCGCAAAAGTTCG GGCAGCCAGAGCATTTGGAGAATACTTGTCCAATACAAATTCAGAGAACCGCAACAGAGCAG GTCATCTTTTGTCTGACACCTTCCCTGGCCAAGGTTTTGACTCTCCAGACATCAGTAACTTGCACAACAACAATCTTCCACCACAGAGCCACTCTTTGCCTATAGCTAAGTCAAGCAAGGCTGGAGAGTCCAATCATAGTGCTCAGATACGAGCCCAACCTCAGGCTAACCCACTCAAAGCTCAGGCACCTTCTAAACGTAGACTCTCTGCTGAGCGGAGCCTCTCCACAGAGAACCCACCAAGTGCCAGAGACCCAGAGGGGAGTGTGTCAGAAAAGCCAGATAGGGTATACACAATCACAAAAGAGGTAAGAATGACTCTGGGCCGCAGCAGTGAGGAAAGCCTGGAGCTGGAGGTCCTGAAGGGCGGCAGCGATGACCCACTTTCCCAAGGGCAATACCACAACTCTTCCTGCACCGACCAACGAGCATCTGCTTACCGTAGTAGCCATCACCGCCCTAACCATTACCATGCCCACCAGAATCGGGGAGGCCCTTTGTCATCATCGCAGTCACTGCAGAGCTCTGATAGTGCCAGTAGTATCCGAGACTGGGGCATGAAGAAAGGGGGTTCAAGAGATGACAACACTCCAGACTGTGGGGCAAGCATTCGTGCTCCGTGTCAAAGCCAGCACTTCCTGGACCTGGATACCTCACCACGGGATGGGGGGAAGCAGTTTAAGAAACTGGAGAGGATGTACAGTGAGGATAGAACATCTACTGATGACAGGG AAGACAATTCTGATAGCTGGTTCCCCAAAGAGAATATGTTCAGCTTTCAGACAGCAACTACGACTATGCGGGC AAACTTCCGCAAACACCTTAGGATGGTGGGCAGCCGAAGGATGAAGGTCCAGA CCTTTTCTGAACGCAGAGCCAAGAGTTTCAGCCGGTCGTGGAGTGACCCCACCCCTGTTAAGCCTGACTCACTGCATGACTCCAGAGACA GTGGTGATGTCCAGACCTCGTCAGGTACCCTCAATGAAGGGTTGGATGAGGATGCGGAGTGGGGGGATGAAAGAGAGATGGAGAGAGTAGCCTGTGAAGGAGATGACTTCATCCCACCTAAAATCATT CTTATATCCTCCAAGGTTCCAAAGGCTGAATATGTTCCTAACATCATTCGTAGGGATGACCCCTCCATCATTCCTATTCTTTAT GACCACGAACATGCTACATTTGACGACATCCTTG AGGAGATCAAGAAGAAGCTGACTGCCTACAGAAAAGGCTGCAAAATTTGGAACATGGTTATCTTCTGCCAA GGAGGACCAGGTCATCTGTATCTATTGAAGAATAAAGTGGCCACCTTTGCCAAAGTGGAAAAAGAGGAAGATATGGTCCA GTTCTGGCAGCGCCTGGGCAAGCTGATGAGTAAGCTAAACCCTGAGCCCAACCTCATCCACATCATGGGCTGCTATGTGCTGGGGAGTGCAAATGGAGAAAAG